One Candidatus Hydrothermales bacterium genomic window, ATGTTCTTAGGATACAACAAGTTTTTCCATTACTTTTTATCAGGTTCAGATTATAACTATAGTAAATACGGTGGTTCCCACCTAATTATCTTTGAGGCAATAGATTTTGCAAAGAAAAAAGGATTTGAGATCCTTCATCTTGGAGGAGGTATGAAGGGCAAAGATAGTTTATTTTTATTTAAAAGTGGATTCTCAGATTTTTTCTTACCCTACTATGTTTATGGAGTAATTCATAACGAAAAAGTATACTTAGAGCTTCTTGAGGAGAGAAAAAAAATGGGACCTTTGCCCAGTGAATTTTTCTTTCCCCTTTATAGAGCCCCACTATGAAAGAGGAAAAAATAAAGGAGGAAATTTATAGAAAAATAAAGGAGATAACAGAAAAAAATGAAGACTGGGCAAGGCTTTCAATACCTGATTGGGATAAAGGAGGGAAAAAAAAATATATAAGTTCAAAGGCCGAAATAAATAGACTATACGCTTATTTTGTTGATTACCTCGATGAATTATTTAATTTAAAAAATAAAAGGGTTTTAGATCTCGGATGTGGTTTTGGAAATAATACTTTTGTGATTTACAAAAAAAATGCTATAGTTTTTGCTCTTGATATTGAGAGAGATTTTATTTATGTCGTGAATCTAAAAAAGAAATTGACTGGTTATAACCTTTACCCTCTTGTGGGTGATGGATTTAACTTGCCCTTTAAAGATAATTCCTTTGATTTAGTAGTCTGTACCCATACACTTGAGCACATTAAAAATCCAATATTATTTTTAAGTGAAATAAAGAGGGTATTAAAAAGTAGAGGAATTCTCTATCTTTCATTACCTAACTATTTTTTTCCCTTTGAACCCCACTTTAGGGTTTTCTCGTTGCCCTATCTTCCGAAGAAAGTTTCTAAATTTCTTCTAAAAA contains:
- a CDS encoding methyltransferase domain-containing protein → MKEEKIKEEIYRKIKEITEKNEDWARLSIPDWDKGGKKKYISSKAEINRLYAYFVDYLDELFNLKNKRVLDLGCGFGNNTFVIYKKNAIVFALDIERDFIYVVNLKKKLTGYNLYPLVGDGFNLPFKDNSFDLVVCTHTLEHIKNPILFLSEIKRVLKSRGILYLSLPNYFFPFEPHFRVFSLPYLPKKVSKFLLKNFFYKNRLKKINKKWEDVPFLENFLYELNFMKYYDIEKLIKRVGFKIFKKNFVFKEELKPSKKLILKKILKFLKFFPFETRFIAIKT